In one Pseudomonas sp. MM211 genomic region, the following are encoded:
- a CDS encoding TetR/AcrR family transcriptional regulator yields the protein MNDKARLRRPAFDREGGVAIAQTLFHQRGYDAVSLSDLTDALDIKPPSFYAAYGSKAELFERAMLRYAGENALPLDTLLAPERPPAEALTALLVTAAKQYSRHSKLRGCMITEGTRADDPVARKMADDLTKGGLQAIRRYLDGVKPEAAQALSDYIAVTLRGLSAASCVGLSRNRLIEVAIMAGRFLSHEFRMQS from the coding sequence ATGAACGACAAAGCCCGCCTGCGCCGCCCCGCCTTTGACCGCGAAGGCGGTGTGGCGATTGCCCAGACGCTGTTTCACCAGCGCGGTTATGACGCGGTGAGCCTGTCGGATTTAACCGACGCTCTGGATATCAAACCGCCAAGTTTTTACGCTGCTTACGGCAGCAAAGCCGAACTATTCGAGCGCGCGATGCTTCGGTATGCCGGCGAAAATGCCTTACCGCTAGACACCTTGTTGGCGCCAGAGCGTCCGCCGGCAGAGGCGCTTACAGCGCTGTTGGTGACTGCCGCCAAACAATACAGCCGCCACAGCAAGTTACGCGGCTGCATGATCACGGAAGGTACTCGGGCTGATGACCCAGTCGCACGAAAGATGGCTGATGACCTAACGAAGGGCGGCCTTCAAGCGATTCGTAGATACCTGGATGGTGTAAAGCCCGAGGCAGCTCAGGCGCTGTCGGATTATATCGCGGTGACTTTGCGCGGATTGTCCGCGGCATCGTGTGTCGGCCTCTCGCGGAACCGTCTAATCGAGGTCGCCATCATGGCTGGCCGGTTTCTTAGTCACGAGTTTCGAATGCAAAGCTAG
- a CDS encoding SDR family NAD(P)-dependent oxidoreductase → MTDVSTKKIALITGGATGIGFAIAKKMSDDGLKVILVGRRQEALDKAVQLIGNDAVAIAADVSLPADLAYLFSEVAERFGHLDVLVANAGFGVLAALGEITEEQFDQQFAVNVKGVVFTLQSALPLLGKGSSVVIVGSTASMDPGPGLSIYGATKAALRNLVRSWLSDLKGSGIRLNIVSPGPTNTESLRNMFGDNAADALAFLNERSPIGRIGEPEEIAAVAAFLASDAASYINGIELFADGGASQV, encoded by the coding sequence ATGACTGATGTATCCACGAAAAAAATTGCCCTCATCACCGGTGGCGCTACCGGAATCGGCTTTGCAATCGCGAAAAAAATGTCCGATGACGGCTTGAAGGTAATCCTGGTTGGCCGGCGCCAGGAGGCACTGGACAAAGCGGTTCAGCTTATCGGCAACGACGCGGTGGCCATTGCGGCGGACGTTTCGCTACCAGCAGACCTTGCTTACCTATTCAGCGAAGTCGCCGAGCGTTTCGGGCACCTAGATGTACTGGTGGCTAACGCGGGTTTTGGTGTGCTGGCTGCGCTGGGTGAAATCACTGAAGAACAATTTGACCAGCAGTTTGCGGTGAATGTGAAAGGCGTGGTGTTCACCTTGCAAAGCGCGTTGCCGTTGCTGGGCAAGGGCTCCTCGGTCGTGATTGTAGGATCAACCGCGTCGATGGATCCGGGTCCTGGCTTGAGCATCTATGGCGCGACCAAGGCAGCGCTGCGCAACCTGGTACGCAGCTGGCTCAGCGACCTCAAGGGGTCTGGCATCCGTCTGAACATCGTTAGCCCAGGGCCAACCAATACCGAGTCGCTGCGTAATATGTTTGGTGACAACGCCGCCGACGCGCTGGCGTTTTTGAACGAAAGAAGCCCGATTGGACGCATTGGAGAGCCCGAGGAGATTGCAGCGGTGGCGGCGTTTCTTGCCAGCGATGCTGCCAGCTATATCAACGGCATCGAGCTATTTGCCGATGGTGGGGCTTCTCAGGTCTGA
- a CDS encoding MFS transporter yields MSATPVTSIATSSKPSRSIALALTVILAAQLMLQMDFLIVMVALPRIQGDLAFSAATISWVPNAFALAFGGLLLLGGRLGDAFGRVRAFQLGIALFVVASLLGGLAQDAYMLVSARVLQGVGAALAAPSVLALITNIARDEAERNRGLGLFIAVSSVGASAGLILGGWLTEYWSWRWSLLINVPVGAVVLLLIGRLVDETDRQPSTFDVGGALTATLGSIALVYGFIHAAEQGWASSVTLLSFLTAALLLGSFWQIERHVQQPLLDLNLLRNSARLRALAIMALIVGVHFSLLFILVQYLQTVLGFAPLVAGLAYLPVTCTVFAVTHFMPVLITRFSAERLQVIGCVLVALSFLGFAFIGEHSTYFGGILGPMLVHSVGIALVFTPGTVLTMNEVPAEHSGSVSGLLQMDQQIGGALGIAIITAVLSAASLPENIASGLPMAFGAAALLALMAAVVAWPLMRQRTV; encoded by the coding sequence ATGAGCGCCACCCCCGTCACCTCTATTGCGACTTCCTCTAAACCAAGCCGCTCAATTGCCCTGGCCCTGACGGTCATCCTCGCTGCGCAGCTGATGCTCCAGATGGACTTTCTGATTGTGATGGTGGCCTTGCCGCGCATTCAGGGCGACCTGGCATTTTCGGCCGCAACAATCTCCTGGGTTCCCAATGCGTTCGCCCTGGCCTTTGGAGGGCTGCTACTACTGGGAGGTCGATTGGGCGATGCGTTTGGCCGAGTGCGGGCTTTTCAGCTAGGCATTGCGCTGTTCGTAGTCGCCTCGTTGCTCGGCGGATTGGCGCAGGACGCCTATATGTTGGTAAGCGCGCGTGTTTTGCAGGGTGTCGGCGCTGCGCTGGCGGCTCCCAGCGTGCTGGCTTTGATCACCAATATTGCCCGAGACGAAGCTGAAAGAAATCGAGGCCTCGGGCTCTTTATCGCGGTGTCTTCCGTGGGCGCTTCGGCGGGCTTGATCCTTGGCGGCTGGCTAACGGAGTACTGGTCGTGGCGCTGGTCGCTGCTTATCAATGTCCCTGTGGGTGCGGTAGTGCTGCTGTTGATCGGGCGCCTGGTGGACGAGACCGACCGGCAACCCTCGACCTTCGATGTCGGCGGCGCGCTAACAGCCACCCTCGGCTCCATCGCCCTGGTGTATGGCTTTATCCATGCTGCTGAGCAGGGCTGGGCCTCTTCTGTGACCCTCCTGTCCTTCCTCACTGCCGCCTTGTTGCTCGGTTCGTTCTGGCAAATAGAGCGCCATGTCCAGCAACCCCTGCTTGACCTCAACCTGCTACGCAACAGTGCTCGGTTGCGAGCCCTCGCCATCATGGCACTGATTGTCGGCGTGCATTTCTCCCTACTGTTTATTCTGGTGCAGTACCTGCAAACGGTACTCGGCTTTGCCCCGCTGGTGGCAGGGTTGGCCTACCTGCCAGTCACCTGCACCGTATTTGCCGTCACCCATTTCATGCCCGTGCTGATCACACGCTTCAGCGCCGAACGTCTGCAAGTGATTGGTTGTGTACTGGTGGCACTGAGCTTTTTAGGTTTTGCGTTTATCGGCGAGCACAGCACCTACTTCGGCGGGATTCTCGGGCCGATGCTGGTACACAGTGTGGGCATTGCCTTGGTTTTTACCCCTGGCACGGTACTGACCATGAATGAAGTGCCTGCCGAACACAGCGGCAGCGTTTCCGGCTTGCTGCAAATGGATCAACAAATCGGCGGCGCGCTCGGCATCGCCATTATCACTGCCGTGCTCAGTGCGGCCTCGCTGCCTGAAAACATAGCTTCCGGGCTACCCATGGCTTTTGGTGCCGCCGCTTTACTGGCGCTAATGGCCGCAGTGGTCGCTTGGCCTTTAATGCGCCAGCGCACCGTGTAA